In one window of Primulina tabacum isolate GXHZ01 chromosome 8, ASM2559414v2, whole genome shotgun sequence DNA:
- the LOC142552849 gene encoding uncharacterized protein LOC142552849, whose product MILRTKFSQKTHYETMGVKEDASPEEIRKTYRMVILNCHPDKQLQRTSETSNHKHGSGNEFLEVQRAWETLSDPRSRALYDNELQILRQDSTTADDLRLQDMAFEDAGGCFEFSYHCRCGDCFLVDSLELEEMGYTFLRNGNKISLRTPGSFPASIVLPCGSCSIKVGLYIDADVTLQV is encoded by the coding sequence ATGATACTTAGAACCAAGTTCAGCCAGAAAACCCATTATGAAACTATGGGTGTGAAGGAAGATGCTAGCCCTGAAGAAATCCGTAAAACTTATCGAATGGTCATTCTCAACTGTCATCCTGATAAACAACTGCAAAGGACCTCAGAAACATCCAATCACAAACACGGATCCGGAAATGAGTTTTTAGAGGTGCAGAGAGCATGGGAAACCCTCAGTGATCCAAGATCTCGTGCACTCTATGACAATGAACTGCAAATACTTAGACAGGATTCTACAACAGCTGATGATCTTAGGTTACAGGACATGGCTTTTGAAGATGCTGGTGGTTGTTTTGAATTTTCCTACCATTGCAGATGTGGTGATTGCTTCTTGGTCGATTCTTTGGAGTTGGAAGAAATGGGATATACATTTTTGAGGAATGGTAATAAAATATCCTTACGGACACCAGGATCTTTTCCGGCATCAATCGTTCTTCCATGTGGATCTTGCTCTATTAAAGTCGGGTTATATATTGATGCAGATGTTACGCTGCAGGTTTAG
- the LOC142552850 gene encoding uncharacterized protein LOC142552850 isoform X2, whose product MWGFGGRHYWGRKERGKVEGIVVVFAWMSSQDKHLKNYVDLYSYIGWNSLVCHSQFLNLFFPDKAESLALEIVSELVLELRIQPCPVVFASFSGGPKACMYKIIEGKCDTRVNLHDFRLVKDCLSGNIFDSTPVDFTSDLGTRFVLHPSVLKMSHPPRLVTSIANCISSSLDALFLSRFESQRAEYWQTLYSTVSMGAPYLILCSEDDDLAPFQIICNFATRLKVLGADVKLVKWNSSSHVGHFRNYPVEYGAAVTELLGKAVAVYSQRIRQLEGEKMGLERTDTEISDPFHNLRKAASRSNQSFERITLDLNNHFVVPGSVEYDEYRGVGSVHDEHKERYIPLSSPPKIGVHGILGQFLFDVCVPKNVENWDIGSSHTLRREAFYIRSETFAFQPYEMLTPLKIMKFLVEVFVDFIAHGFLKYDNFYPGTICKISMM is encoded by the exons ATGTGGGGATTTGGAGGAAGGCATTACTGGGGAagaaaggagagggggaaaGTGGAAGGAATAGTCGTGGTGTTTGCGTGGATGTCGAGTCAAGACAAGCACTTGAAGAATTACGTTGATCTCTACTCTTATATTGGATGGAATTCCCTTGTTTGCCACTCCCAATTTCTCAATCT ATTCTTTCCAGATAAAGCTGAATCATTGGCTCTAGAAATTGTCAGCGAGCTTGTTCTG GAGCTAAGAATTCAGCCTTGCCCAGTTGTCTTTGCATCTTTTTCGGGCGGGCCAAAAGCTTGCATGTATAAG ATAATCGAAGGCAAGTGTGACACTCGAGTTAATTTG CATGACTTTCGGCTTGTTAAAGATTGTCTTTCTGGCAATATTTTTGATTCCACTCCTGTGGACTTTACTAGCGACTTGGGCACTCGATTTGTGCTCCATCCAAGTGTTTTAAAAATGTCACATCCTCCCCGACTGGTGACATCGATTGCCAATTGCATCTCTTCCAGTCTAGATGCACTTTTTCTTAGCAGATTTGAATCACAACGCGCTGAGTACTGGCAAACACTCTACTCCACAGTT AGCATGGGTGCTCCATATCTCATATTGTGCTCGGAAGACGATGATCTTGCTCCTTTTCAAATAATATGCAATTTTGCTACGAGACTGAAAGTCCTTGGAGCTGACGTTAAATTGGTCAAGTGGAACAGTTCATCTCACGTTG GCCATTTTCGAAATTATCCTGTAGAATACGGGGCGGCTGTGACCGAGCTTCTTGGAAAAGCTGTTGCAGTATACTCTCAAAGAATACGACAACTGGAAGGAGAGAAAATGGGCTTAGAAAGAACCGATACAGAGATTTCGGATCCATTTCACAACTTGAGAAAAGCAGCTTCAAGATCAAATCAGAGCTTTGAAAGAATCACACTCGACTTAAACAACCATTTCGTTGTGCCCGGTTCTGTAGAGTATGATGAGTATAGGGGCGTTGGGTCGGTGCACGATGAACATAAGGAACGTTATATTCCTCTATCAAGCCCACCGAAAATCGGTGTCCATGGGATTCTTGGTCAATTCCTGTTTGACGTCTGTGTCCCAAAAAATGTGGAAAACTGGGATATAGGGTCATCACACACATTGAGAAGAGAAGCCTTTTACATCCGGTCGGAGACATTCGCCTTTCAACCCTATGAAATGCTTACGCCGCTCAAGATTATGAAGTTTCTTGTTGAAGTATTTGTGGATTTTATTGCACATGGATTCTTAAAGTATGATAACTTTTATCCAGGAACCATCTGTAAAATTAGTATGATGTAG
- the LOC142552850 gene encoding uncharacterized protein LOC142552850 isoform X1, producing the protein MWGFGGRHYWGRKERGKVEGIVVVFAWMSSQDKHLKNYVDLYSYIGWNSLVCHSQFLNLFFPDKAESLALEIVSELVLELRIQPCPVVFASFSGGPKACMYKVLHIIEGKCDTRVNLHDFRLVKDCLSGNIFDSTPVDFTSDLGTRFVLHPSVLKMSHPPRLVTSIANCISSSLDALFLSRFESQRAEYWQTLYSTVSMGAPYLILCSEDDDLAPFQIICNFATRLKVLGADVKLVKWNSSSHVGHFRNYPVEYGAAVTELLGKAVAVYSQRIRQLEGEKMGLERTDTEISDPFHNLRKAASRSNQSFERITLDLNNHFVVPGSVEYDEYRGVGSVHDEHKERYIPLSSPPKIGVHGILGQFLFDVCVPKNVENWDIGSSHTLRREAFYIRSETFAFQPYEMLTPLKIMKFLVEVFVDFIAHGFLKYDNFYPGTICKISMM; encoded by the exons ATGTGGGGATTTGGAGGAAGGCATTACTGGGGAagaaaggagagggggaaaGTGGAAGGAATAGTCGTGGTGTTTGCGTGGATGTCGAGTCAAGACAAGCACTTGAAGAATTACGTTGATCTCTACTCTTATATTGGATGGAATTCCCTTGTTTGCCACTCCCAATTTCTCAATCT ATTCTTTCCAGATAAAGCTGAATCATTGGCTCTAGAAATTGTCAGCGAGCTTGTTCTG GAGCTAAGAATTCAGCCTTGCCCAGTTGTCTTTGCATCTTTTTCGGGCGGGCCAAAAGCTTGCATGTATAAGGTTCTCCAT ATAATCGAAGGCAAGTGTGACACTCGAGTTAATTTG CATGACTTTCGGCTTGTTAAAGATTGTCTTTCTGGCAATATTTTTGATTCCACTCCTGTGGACTTTACTAGCGACTTGGGCACTCGATTTGTGCTCCATCCAAGTGTTTTAAAAATGTCACATCCTCCCCGACTGGTGACATCGATTGCCAATTGCATCTCTTCCAGTCTAGATGCACTTTTTCTTAGCAGATTTGAATCACAACGCGCTGAGTACTGGCAAACACTCTACTCCACAGTT AGCATGGGTGCTCCATATCTCATATTGTGCTCGGAAGACGATGATCTTGCTCCTTTTCAAATAATATGCAATTTTGCTACGAGACTGAAAGTCCTTGGAGCTGACGTTAAATTGGTCAAGTGGAACAGTTCATCTCACGTTG GCCATTTTCGAAATTATCCTGTAGAATACGGGGCGGCTGTGACCGAGCTTCTTGGAAAAGCTGTTGCAGTATACTCTCAAAGAATACGACAACTGGAAGGAGAGAAAATGGGCTTAGAAAGAACCGATACAGAGATTTCGGATCCATTTCACAACTTGAGAAAAGCAGCTTCAAGATCAAATCAGAGCTTTGAAAGAATCACACTCGACTTAAACAACCATTTCGTTGTGCCCGGTTCTGTAGAGTATGATGAGTATAGGGGCGTTGGGTCGGTGCACGATGAACATAAGGAACGTTATATTCCTCTATCAAGCCCACCGAAAATCGGTGTCCATGGGATTCTTGGTCAATTCCTGTTTGACGTCTGTGTCCCAAAAAATGTGGAAAACTGGGATATAGGGTCATCACACACATTGAGAAGAGAAGCCTTTTACATCCGGTCGGAGACATTCGCCTTTCAACCCTATGAAATGCTTACGCCGCTCAAGATTATGAAGTTTCTTGTTGAAGTATTTGTGGATTTTATTGCACATGGATTCTTAAAGTATGATAACTTTTATCCAGGAACCATCTGTAAAATTAGTATGATGTAG